In a single window of the Sediminicoccus sp. KRV36 genome:
- a CDS encoding GNAT family N-acetyltransferase translates to MTRLVLSEAEETPLLDVLVEGFRAFNGPFVGEHGYKPLRLLVFREGEDAPAGGIQAHCYGAWLHVLMVYLPEDLRGQGLGTALFDRIEAEAQARGCIGAYLDTLSWQARPFYEKRGYELFGTLPDSPPGHARYFLKKRFGPA, encoded by the coding sequence AGACGCCGCTGCTGGATGTGCTCGTCGAGGGATTTCGCGCCTTCAACGGCCCCTTCGTCGGCGAGCATGGCTACAAGCCGCTCCGGCTGTTGGTCTTCCGCGAGGGTGAGGACGCGCCCGCCGGCGGCATTCAGGCGCATTGCTACGGCGCCTGGCTGCATGTGCTCATGGTGTATCTGCCGGAGGATTTGCGCGGCCAGGGCCTCGGCACCGCGCTGTTCGACCGCATCGAGGCGGAGGCGCAGGCGCGCGGATGCATCGGCGCCTATCTGGACACGTTGAGCTGGCAGGCGCGGCCCTTCTACGAGAAGCGCGGCTACGAACTCTTTGGCACGCTGCCCGATTCACCGCCCGGCCATGCGCGCTATTTCCTGAAGAAGCGCTTCGGCCCCGCATGA
- a CDS encoding GNAT family N-acetyltransferase, which produces MILHVTDQPDAADQAAILDGLVGFNEAATGLRGRDRLDLAVLLRDTERRTIGGALGHSRHGWVRIELLFLPAALRGQGWGRRLMQAVEAEARARHCLGVRLETASFQARGFYEKLGYSVIGTLPDDPPGHTLFWLAKRLESKALEQGTT; this is translated from the coding sequence ATGATCCTGCACGTCACGGACCAGCCCGACGCGGCGGATCAGGCGGCGATCCTCGATGGCCTGGTCGGCTTCAATGAGGCGGCGACAGGGCTGCGCGGCCGGGACCGCCTCGACCTTGCCGTGCTGCTGCGCGATACGGAGCGCCGCACCATCGGCGGCGCGCTGGGCCATTCGCGTCATGGCTGGGTGCGGATCGAGCTGCTGTTCCTGCCTGCCGCGCTGCGCGGGCAGGGCTGGGGCCGGCGCCTGATGCAGGCGGTGGAGGCTGAGGCGCGCGCCCGGCACTGCCTGGGCGTGCGGCTGGAGACGGCCTCCTTCCAGGCGCGTGGCTTTTACGAAAAGCTCGGCTACAGCGTCATCGGAACCCTGCCGGATGATCCGCCAGGCCATACGCTCTTCTGGCTCGCCAAACGGCTCGAATCCAAAGCGCTCGAACAAGGAACCACGTGA
- the fabG gene encoding 3-oxoacyl-[acyl-carrier-protein] reductase, translating to MFKLDGKIALVTGASSGIGIGIAEALHAQGAHVVLTGRREAELNAVAAQLGERASVMPADLNDPAAPAALVEGIEAAHGKLDILVNNAGFTRDMLALRMGDEDWNAVLEVDLNAPFRLARAALRGMMKRRSGRIVSIASIVGVTGNAGQANYAAAKAGLIGMSKALAQEVAPRGVTINVVAPGFIATPMTDKLNEEQKSGLLSRIPMKRMGSAQDVASAVAYLASDEAAWVTGATIHVNGGMLMV from the coding sequence ATGTTCAAACTCGACGGCAAGATCGCCCTGGTCACCGGCGCTTCCTCCGGCATCGGCATCGGCATCGCCGAGGCGCTGCACGCCCAGGGGGCGCATGTGGTGCTGACCGGCCGGCGCGAGGCGGAGTTGAACGCCGTGGCGGCGCAGCTGGGTGAGCGCGCCAGCGTCATGCCGGCCGACCTGAATGATCCCGCCGCACCGGCCGCCCTGGTCGAGGGGATCGAGGCCGCGCATGGCAAGCTCGATATCCTGGTGAACAATGCCGGCTTCACGCGGGACATGCTGGCCCTGCGCATGGGCGATGAGGACTGGAACGCCGTGCTGGAAGTGGACCTCAACGCGCCGTTTCGCCTGGCCCGCGCCGCGCTGCGCGGCATGATGAAGCGGCGCAGCGGGCGGATCGTCTCCATCGCCTCCATCGTGGGTGTGACGGGCAATGCGGGCCAGGCGAATTACGCGGCCGCCAAGGCCGGGCTGATCGGCATGAGCAAGGCGCTGGCACAGGAAGTCGCACCGCGCGGTGTCACCATCAACGTGGTCGCGCCCGGCTTCATCGCGACGCCGATGACGGACAAGCTGAACGAGGAACAGAAATCCGGCCTGCTCTCACGCATCCCGATGAAGCGGATGGGCAGCGCCCAGGATGTGGCCTCGGCCGTCGCTTACCTCGCCTCGGACGAGGCGGCCTGGGTGACGGGCGCGACCATCCATGTGAATGGCGGCATGCTGATGGTGTGA
- a CDS encoding DUF4149 domain-containing protein, whose protein sequence is METTLALIALFSLSLAFGGMMFFAAVVAPLVFSRLPFEHAGRFTRAIFPHYYLWVLACSAAAAIALFPLAKEAAGIMALSAGLTLWLRQVLMRRINHASDLAQAGDAAAKREFDRMHKLSVAANLVQMVAIGAVLAMFGVG, encoded by the coding sequence ATGGAAACCACCCTCGCCCTGATCGCGCTGTTTTCGCTCTCGCTCGCCTTTGGGGGCATGATGTTCTTCGCCGCCGTGGTGGCGCCGCTGGTGTTCTCGCGGCTGCCATTCGAGCATGCGGGGCGGTTCACCCGCGCCATTTTCCCGCACTACTACCTCTGGGTTCTGGCCTGCTCGGCCGCGGCTGCCATCGCCTTGTTTCCGCTGGCCAAGGAGGCCGCCGGCATCATGGCGCTTTCCGCCGGGCTCACCCTCTGGCTGCGCCAGGTGCTGATGCGGCGAATCAACCACGCATCGGACCTTGCCCAGGCCGGCGACGCGGCGGCGAAGCGCGAGTTCGACCGCATGCACAAGCTCTCGGTGGCGGCCAATCTGGTGCAGATGGTGGCGATTGGCGCCGTGCTGGCGATGTTTGGCGTGGGGTAA
- the ahcY gene encoding adenosylhomocysteinase, whose amino-acid sequence MPAATDYIVKDLSLAEWGRKELNMAEDEMPGLMATRAEYGNAQPLKGARVAGCLHMTIQTGVLIETLTALGADVRWSSCNIFSTQDHAAAAIAAAGVPVFAKKGETLEEYWDYVRKTLEWGDGGEPNMLLDDGGDMTLLVHYGLKAEQGDVAFLEKATNEEETVFFALIKKCLVEKPGWFAKLAASIKGVSEETTTGVHRLYIMAKEGKLLFPAINVNDSVTKSKFDNLYGCRESLVDAIRRGTDVMMAGKVAVVAGYGDVGKGSAASLRNAGCRVQVTEVDPICALQAAMEGYEVVTMEDAAPKADIFVTATGNVDVITADHMRAMKHRAIVCNIGHFDSEIQVAALKNYKWDNVKPQVDEIEFPDGKRIILLSEGRLVNLGNATGHPSFVMSASFTNQTLAQIELWTKPGHYEKKVYVLPKHLDEKVAMLHLAKVGAKLTTLRADQAGYIGVPVSGPFKGEAYRY is encoded by the coding sequence ATGCCGGCCGCTACCGATTACATCGTCAAGGATCTCTCTCTCGCCGAATGGGGCCGCAAGGAGCTCAACATGGCCGAGGACGAGATGCCCGGCCTGATGGCGACCCGTGCGGAATACGGCAATGCGCAGCCCCTCAAGGGCGCGCGCGTCGCCGGCTGCCTGCACATGACGATCCAGACCGGCGTGCTGATCGAGACGCTGACGGCCCTCGGCGCCGATGTCCGCTGGTCCTCGTGCAACATCTTCTCGACGCAGGACCACGCCGCCGCCGCCATCGCGGCCGCGGGCGTGCCCGTCTTCGCCAAGAAGGGCGAGACGCTGGAGGAATACTGGGACTACGTGCGCAAGACCCTCGAATGGGGTGATGGCGGCGAGCCGAACATGCTGCTGGATGATGGCGGCGACATGACGCTGCTGGTGCATTACGGCCTGAAGGCCGAGCAGGGCGACGTGGCCTTCCTGGAGAAGGCGACGAACGAGGAAGAGACCGTCTTCTTCGCGCTCATCAAGAAGTGCCTGGTGGAGAAGCCGGGCTGGTTCGCCAAGCTGGCCGCCAGCATCAAGGGCGTCTCAGAAGAGACGACGACCGGCGTGCACCGCCTCTACATCATGGCCAAGGAAGGCAAGCTGCTCTTCCCCGCCATCAATGTGAATGACAGCGTCACCAAGTCGAAGTTCGACAACCTCTATGGCTGCCGCGAGTCGCTGGTGGACGCGATCCGTCGCGGCACCGACGTGATGATGGCCGGCAAGGTCGCCGTCGTTGCGGGCTATGGCGATGTGGGCAAGGGCTCGGCCGCTTCGCTGCGCAATGCCGGCTGCCGCGTGCAGGTGACGGAAGTGGATCCGATCTGCGCGCTGCAGGCGGCCATGGAAGGCTATGAGGTCGTCACCATGGAAGACGCGGCCCCCAAGGCCGACATCTTCGTGACCGCGACCGGCAATGTGGACGTCATCACCGCCGACCACATGCGCGCGATGAAGCACCGCGCCATCGTCTGCAACATCGGCCACTTCGACAGCGAGATTCAGGTCGCTGCCCTGAAGAACTACAAGTGGGACAATGTGAAGCCCCAGGTGGACGAGATCGAGTTCCCCGACGGCAAGCGCATCATCCTGCTTTCCGAAGGCCGCCTGGTGAACCTCGGCAATGCCACGGGCCACCCCTCCTTCGTGATGTCCGCCAGCTTCACCAACCAGACGCTCGCGCAGATCGAGCTGTGGACGAAGCCCGGCCACTACGAGAAGAAGGTCTATGTGCTGCCGAAGCACCTCGACGAGAAGGTGGCGATGCTGCACCTGGCCAAGGTGGGTGCGAAGCTGACCACGCTGCGCGCCGATCAGGCGGGCTATATCGGCGTGCCGGTTTCCGGCCCCTTCAAGGGCGAAGCCTACCGCTACTGA